A section of the Streptomyces sp. SCL15-4 genome encodes:
- a CDS encoding WhiB family transcriptional regulator: MTIPAAPCRTDPDRWFSTDPTERAYAARQCHPCPLLLSCMRQALAAGETHGVWGGVDFETRPRRARTAAGRTHAPTAASQTTSSPNGAPAATQALPVAS, from the coding sequence ATGACCATCCCCGCCGCGCCCTGCCGCACCGACCCCGACCGCTGGTTCAGCACCGACCCCACCGAACGCGCCTACGCCGCACGCCAATGCCACCCCTGTCCGCTGCTGCTCAGCTGCATGCGGCAGGCCCTCGCCGCCGGCGAGACGCACGGCGTGTGGGGCGGCGTGGACTTCGAGACACGACCACGCAGGGCACGTACGGCCGCTGGACGAACACACGCGCCAACCGCGGCCTCCCAGACCACCAGCAGCCCGAACGGCGCCCCAGCAGCCACACAGGCCCTCCCAGTAGCCAGCTAG
- a CDS encoding helix-turn-helix transcriptional regulator has product MTAHGPAARRIGQHLKRLRQKAGISQAEAGRRIAEQRGVPAWSRQAINAAERGGRAWTADDLVALAAAFGVTPGSLFGEVPTCTRCQGVPPDGFRCNTCGAGNGEG; this is encoded by the coding sequence GTGACCGCACACGGACCGGCGGCCCGCCGCATCGGCCAACACCTCAAGCGCCTGCGGCAGAAGGCAGGCATTTCGCAGGCCGAGGCAGGACGCCGCATCGCAGAACAGCGCGGCGTACCAGCGTGGTCCCGTCAGGCGATCAACGCTGCGGAGAGGGGCGGTCGGGCATGGACGGCTGACGACCTGGTGGCGCTGGCTGCCGCGTTCGGCGTGACTCCGGGCTCGCTGTTCGGTGAAGTACCCACCTGCACGCGGTGCCAGGGCGTGCCTCCGGACGGCTTCAGATGCAACACCTGCGGCGCTGGAAATGGAGAGGGCTGA
- a CDS encoding DUF6233 domain-containing protein gives MNDLPPDLPRLRTLETWLAHTLNRVRRQIGELERQEQERQQGAQARPPAPDWLLELGIGRDSPPVYVHEGGCWSTGKRARGVSRAAALRALVEGVPACPHCRPDSALGYLDG, from the coding sequence GTGAACGACTTGCCGCCTGACCTGCCCCGTCTCCGCACCCTGGAGACGTGGCTCGCCCACACCCTCAATCGGGTGCGGCGGCAGATCGGCGAGCTGGAGCGGCAGGAGCAGGAACGGCAGCAGGGCGCACAGGCCCGGCCGCCGGCCCCGGATTGGCTGCTGGAGCTGGGCATCGGCCGGGACTCGCCGCCGGTCTACGTCCACGAAGGCGGGTGCTGGTCGACCGGGAAACGGGCGCGCGGGGTGTCCCGGGCCGCCGCGCTCCGGGCCCTGGTCGAGGGCGTCCCCGCCTGCCCGCACTGCCGGCCCGACAGCGCGCTCGGCTACCTGGACGGGTGA
- a CDS encoding DUF6221 family protein has protein sequence MDELVRWLGEQLDRDERIARAADDSLGKVNLDWVYQPEDPTGGKVVSARGYDLIPDVPAGLGAHVAEYDPRRVLGEIDAKRRTLIRCQEAMLAANPMLVHFATQTVWEMARSYAGRPGYREEWRP, from the coding sequence ATGGATGAGCTGGTGCGGTGGCTCGGCGAACAGCTCGACCGAGATGAGCGGATCGCCCGCGCGGCCGACGACTCGCTCGGCAAGGTGAACCTGGACTGGGTCTACCAGCCGGAGGACCCGACGGGCGGCAAGGTGGTCTCGGCGCGTGGCTACGACCTCATCCCCGATGTGCCGGCCGGTCTCGGTGCGCACGTCGCTGAGTACGACCCGCGCCGGGTGCTGGGCGAGATCGACGCCAAGCGGCGCACGCTGATCCGCTGCCAGGAAGCGATGCTCGCCGCGAACCCGATGCTCGTGCACTTCGCCACGCAGACCGTCTGGGAGATGGCCCGGTCCTACGCGGGCCGGCCCGGCTACCGCGAAGAGTGGCGGCCGTAG
- a CDS encoding helix-turn-helix domain-containing protein, which translates to MSDEEVRRVFDALDAVERIADPEERSRAQVQITAATRERAARWAAERAQLAHRLRDEEGESVRGIARRLGVTPSTVQDLLRGYKGSGQNRPRATEASDG; encoded by the coding sequence GTGTCAGACGAGGAGGTGCGGCGGGTGTTCGACGCTCTTGACGCGGTAGAACGCATCGCTGATCCGGAGGAGCGCTCGCGGGCGCAGGTTCAGATCACGGCGGCGACCCGGGAACGGGCGGCTCGGTGGGCTGCGGAACGCGCTCAGCTGGCGCACCGGTTGCGCGATGAGGAGGGGGAGTCGGTGCGGGGTATCGCGCGGCGGCTCGGGGTGACGCCGAGCACGGTGCAGGACCTGCTGCGGGGCTACAAGGGGTCGGGCCAGAACCGGCCCCGGGCCACGGAGGCGTCGGATGGATGA
- a CDS encoding protein transporter Sec31 produces the protein MKTRTIERTRLVPLTVDGQTEMVLDREKIEVPAPPRDWDQLIRTAVTLGAGLLVTVSLTWTTASIGALLAMSVVAAVAYGAAVAFDAAWIMCMGVEWLLRYDPDRAALPRRVGHVALLISMGAVFADGYLVTEQWVVGAVGALVSALAKGGWTIAMRVHARPLDPLTQQWVAKRRAAVDGQLAMIPIRRELQRGQALVEAEQRSLAGATEENGSADPEPSGVPEGASEDPEATVSPIRSGRVTTQEAVRNAWDSGIREPEAVLRTVRKATGKDVPQSSVDRYLRALKVGA, from the coding sequence GTGAAGACCCGCACCATCGAGCGGACCCGCCTCGTCCCCCTCACCGTCGACGGCCAGACGGAGATGGTCCTCGACCGCGAGAAGATCGAGGTCCCCGCACCGCCCCGCGACTGGGACCAGCTCATCCGCACAGCCGTCACCCTCGGCGCCGGCCTCCTCGTCACCGTCTCCCTCACCTGGACCACCGCCTCCATCGGCGCCCTCCTGGCCATGTCCGTCGTCGCGGCCGTCGCCTACGGGGCCGCGGTCGCCTTCGACGCCGCATGGATCATGTGCATGGGCGTCGAGTGGCTGCTGCGCTACGACCCCGATCGCGCCGCGCTGCCCCGCCGCGTCGGGCACGTCGCCCTGCTGATCTCGATGGGCGCCGTCTTCGCCGACGGCTACCTCGTCACAGAGCAGTGGGTAGTCGGCGCCGTCGGCGCGCTCGTCTCCGCGCTCGCCAAGGGCGGCTGGACCATCGCCATGCGCGTCCACGCCCGGCCGCTCGACCCACTCACCCAGCAGTGGGTGGCCAAGCGCCGCGCCGCAGTCGACGGGCAGCTCGCCATGATCCCGATCCGGCGCGAACTCCAGCGCGGCCAGGCCCTCGTGGAGGCCGAGCAGCGCAGCCTCGCCGGAGCCACGGAGGAGAACGGATCCGCGGATCCGGAGCCCTCCGGAGTTCCGGAAGGTGCCTCGGAGGATCCGGAAGCCACGGTCAGCCCGATCCGGTCCGGCCGCGTGACCACGCAGGAAGCCGTCCGGAATGCCTGGGACTCCGGAATCCGGGAGCCGGAAGCAGTCCTCCGGACCGTCCGGAAGGCCACCGGCAAGGACGTGCCGCAGAGCAGCGTCGACCGCTACCTCCGCGCCCTCAAGGTCGGCGCCTGA
- a CDS encoding PBSX family phage terminase large subunit: protein MSLLDALPLSRKQIISVVEATARINAWEGSVRSGKTIASLICWLAFVADAPAGGELVMVGRTRDSLYRNVIQPLTNPEIFGSLAKQIKYNPGAPIAHIMGRIVHVLGANDAKAEPKVRGMTCSGAYVDEATTLPKTFFDQLLARCSVRGARLYTTTNPDNPAHWFRKEYLKRPAETGLRSWHFTLDDNPYLDPQYVAFLKTTYTGLFYRRNILGHWVQAEGAIYEAFDPERHVTADIPRIDRWLCDAIDYGTTNPYADLLLGIGADQRLYVVSEYRWDSRAQRRKMTDAEYSLARRRWLAAVPQPTTNVLGVQPEWTIVDPSAASYIEQLHRDGVSGVTAADNSVVDGIRTVSSLFAGDRLRIHPSATGLIEEIPGYSWDDDAAEKGEDKPIKQDDHSCDALRYGVRTTEALWRPYLPTQLEVAA from the coding sequence GTGAGTCTCCTTGATGCGCTGCCGCTATCCCGGAAGCAGATCATCTCGGTGGTCGAGGCGACGGCGCGCATCAACGCATGGGAGGGCTCGGTCCGGTCCGGGAAGACGATCGCCTCGCTGATCTGCTGGCTCGCGTTCGTCGCGGACGCCCCGGCCGGCGGCGAGCTGGTGATGGTGGGCCGCACCCGCGACTCGCTGTACCGCAACGTGATCCAGCCGCTCACGAACCCGGAGATCTTCGGAAGTCTCGCGAAGCAGATCAAGTACAACCCGGGCGCGCCGATCGCGCACATCATGGGCCGCATCGTGCACGTCCTTGGGGCGAACGATGCGAAGGCCGAGCCGAAGGTCCGGGGTATGACCTGCTCGGGCGCCTACGTGGACGAGGCGACGACGCTGCCGAAGACGTTCTTCGACCAGCTCCTCGCTCGCTGCTCCGTCCGCGGTGCGCGGCTCTACACGACGACGAACCCGGACAACCCCGCGCACTGGTTCCGCAAGGAGTACCTGAAGCGGCCGGCCGAGACCGGGCTGCGGTCGTGGCACTTCACCCTGGACGACAACCCGTACCTCGACCCGCAGTACGTCGCCTTCCTGAAGACCACGTACACCGGCCTGTTCTACCGGCGGAACATCCTCGGGCACTGGGTGCAGGCCGAGGGCGCCATCTACGAGGCGTTCGACCCGGAGCGACACGTCACCGCGGACATCCCTCGGATCGACCGCTGGCTGTGCGACGCCATCGACTACGGCACGACCAACCCGTACGCTGACCTGCTGCTCGGCATCGGAGCCGACCAACGGCTGTACGTGGTGTCGGAATACCGGTGGGACTCCCGGGCTCAGCGGCGCAAGATGACCGACGCCGAGTACAGCCTGGCGCGGCGCCGGTGGCTGGCCGCAGTTCCGCAGCCGACCACGAACGTGCTGGGTGTGCAGCCGGAGTGGACGATCGTTGACCCGTCGGCCGCGTCGTATATCGAGCAGCTGCACCGCGATGGCGTGTCAGGGGTGACGGCGGCTGACAACTCGGTTGTGGACGGGATCCGCACGGTGTCCTCGCTGTTCGCTGGCGATCGGCTGCGCATCCACCCGTCGGCCACCGGCCTGATCGAGGAGATCCCGGGCTACTCCTGGGACGACGACGCGGCGGAGAAGGGCGAGGACAAGCCCATCAAGCAGGACGACCACAGCTGTGACGCGCTCCGATACGGGGTGCGGACGACGGAGGCCCTGTGGCGCCCGTACCTGCCGACCCAACTGGAGGTGGCCGCATGA
- a CDS encoding phage portal protein produces MPLPTGDTVWPPPYLAPALDAMHTWDTWWSGDPDRLEQLYGGSSGGAPDPKRLQYAGGVVGRIARWWWGTPIAPGERRTKLHVPIAGDLCGGSADLLFSEPPTVAVDDETTQTRLDQLTDDGMLATLQTAAEIGAALGGVYLRPVYDTDIADRPWIDAVHGDRGIPEFRWGRLAAVTFWKVVGEEDGQVWRHLERHERGVILHGLYQGTEDRLGRPVPLEDNPATAGFATAINEEGAIPTGYTGLDVAYIPNQASRRWRSKPRLQDLGRSDLDGVEPLMDALDETYSSWMRDIRLGKGRVITPNAYLQSNGPGRGASWSPDREVYAGLDMLARADASNQLTAVQFAIRVQEHRDTAEDLVNQILRSAGYSGQTFGIGGDVAVTATEVTARERRSMTTRGRKVLRWRPALAHVIEALLAVDQTVFNSRVVPQRPTVEFADSVQEDPLSLANTAEVLRRAQAASTDTLVRMVNPEWDDAQVAAEVERIQQENGIAVPDPMQTGALP; encoded by the coding sequence ATGCCGCTGCCCACGGGTGACACGGTCTGGCCGCCGCCGTACCTCGCCCCGGCCCTGGACGCCATGCACACCTGGGACACCTGGTGGTCCGGCGACCCCGACCGCCTGGAGCAGCTCTACGGCGGCAGCAGCGGCGGCGCCCCCGACCCCAAGCGCCTCCAGTACGCCGGCGGTGTTGTCGGCCGGATCGCCCGCTGGTGGTGGGGCACGCCGATCGCACCTGGGGAGCGCCGGACCAAGCTCCACGTGCCGATCGCCGGGGACCTGTGCGGCGGCAGCGCCGACCTGTTGTTCTCCGAGCCGCCAACGGTGGCCGTGGACGACGAGACCACCCAGACCCGCTTGGACCAGCTGACGGACGACGGCATGCTCGCCACCCTCCAGACCGCCGCCGAGATCGGCGCCGCGCTCGGGGGCGTGTACCTCCGCCCGGTCTACGACACCGACATCGCAGACCGGCCGTGGATTGACGCCGTCCACGGTGACCGCGGCATCCCCGAGTTCCGGTGGGGCCGGCTCGCCGCCGTGACCTTCTGGAAGGTCGTCGGCGAGGAAGACGGACAGGTCTGGCGACACCTGGAGCGCCACGAGCGGGGCGTGATCCTGCACGGCCTGTACCAGGGCACCGAGGACCGTCTCGGCCGGCCAGTACCGCTGGAGGACAACCCGGCCACCGCCGGCTTCGCCACCGCCATCAACGAGGAGGGCGCGATCCCCACGGGATACACCGGCCTCGACGTCGCCTACATCCCGAACCAGGCGTCCCGCCGGTGGCGGTCGAAACCCCGCCTTCAGGATCTGGGCCGCAGCGACCTCGACGGCGTCGAGCCGCTCATGGACGCTCTGGACGAGACCTACTCCAGCTGGATGCGGGACATCCGCCTCGGCAAGGGCCGCGTCATCACACCGAACGCCTACCTCCAGTCCAACGGGCCCGGCCGCGGCGCCTCATGGTCGCCCGACCGAGAGGTGTATGCCGGGCTGGACATGCTGGCCCGGGCCGACGCCAGCAACCAGCTCACCGCGGTCCAGTTCGCCATCCGCGTGCAGGAGCACCGGGACACGGCCGAGGATCTGGTGAACCAGATCCTCCGCAGCGCCGGCTACTCGGGCCAGACGTTCGGCATCGGCGGGGACGTCGCGGTGACGGCCACCGAGGTGACCGCGCGGGAGCGCCGGTCGATGACGACGCGCGGCAGGAAGGTCTTGCGCTGGCGGCCGGCGCTGGCCCACGTGATCGAGGCGCTGCTGGCCGTCGACCAGACCGTCTTCAACAGCCGCGTCGTGCCGCAGCGGCCGACGGTTGAGTTCGCCGACAGCGTCCAGGAAGATCCGCTGTCGCTGGCGAACACGGCGGAGGTGCTGCGCCGGGCGCAGGCCGCGTCCACGGACACGCTGGTGCGGATGGTCAACCCGGAGTGGGACGACGCGCAGGTGGCCGCCGAGGTGGAGCGCATCCAGCAGGAGAACGGCATCGCGGTGCCGGACCCGATGCAGACCGGCGCGCTGCCATAG
- a CDS encoding phage minor capsid protein has protein sequence MPVSPAMAEDLAAAVADLYEAAEGVLIERVRQALAAGIDSPAWVQMKLAAVGNLQTAIEAVITALQADAAGAIHQAVAEAYDRGQQAAVAELGALPPGRVLAVAEAVPTAPVVDRLARAAVADTGAVHLRILRTTLDTYRDVITHAAAAPALGVQTRRQAAQSALDAFASRGVTGFIDRSGRAWDMRSYTEMAMRSVLGRAAIEAHTDRLGAAGVDLVIVSQAPEECPVCRPWERQILARTGAPGAREVRMEHAVEDGRTVRVRVAGSLPQARAAGLMHPNCRHSVSAYLPGVSRVPEAQPSRGTYEDTQRQRYLERQIRKWKRLETAALDDARRTAARARVRAYQGRVRELVTETGLPRKSHREQLTTSR, from the coding sequence GTGCCCGTCTCCCCGGCCATGGCCGAAGACCTCGCCGCAGCGGTCGCCGACCTGTACGAAGCCGCCGAGGGCGTCCTCATCGAGCGAGTCCGGCAGGCCCTGGCGGCGGGCATCGACTCGCCCGCCTGGGTCCAGATGAAGCTGGCCGCGGTCGGCAACCTCCAGACCGCGATCGAAGCGGTCATCACCGCGCTCCAGGCCGACGCCGCCGGCGCGATCCACCAAGCCGTCGCGGAGGCGTACGACCGCGGGCAGCAGGCGGCCGTCGCCGAACTGGGCGCCCTGCCTCCCGGCCGAGTGCTCGCCGTGGCAGAGGCCGTCCCGACCGCCCCGGTCGTGGACCGGCTCGCCCGCGCCGCCGTGGCCGACACCGGCGCCGTCCACCTGCGAATCCTGCGGACCACGCTCGACACCTACCGGGACGTGATCACCCACGCCGCCGCGGCCCCGGCCCTGGGCGTGCAGACCCGCCGGCAGGCCGCGCAGTCCGCGCTCGATGCCTTCGCGAGCCGGGGCGTCACCGGGTTCATCGACCGCTCCGGCCGGGCGTGGGACATGCGCTCGTACACCGAGATGGCGATGCGGTCGGTCCTGGGCCGGGCCGCGATCGAGGCGCACACGGACCGACTCGGCGCGGCCGGGGTGGACCTGGTGATCGTGTCACAGGCCCCGGAGGAGTGCCCGGTGTGCCGGCCGTGGGAGCGGCAGATCCTCGCCCGGACCGGCGCGCCGGGCGCGCGCGAGGTCCGGATGGAACACGCCGTGGAGGACGGCCGCACGGTCAGGGTGCGGGTGGCCGGGTCGCTGCCGCAAGCGCGGGCGGCCGGACTGATGCACCCGAACTGCCGCCATAGCGTGAGCGCCTACCTCCCGGGCGTATCACGGGTCCCGGAGGCGCAGCCGTCGCGCGGCACGTACGAGGACACCCAGCGGCAGCGGTACCTGGAGCGGCAGATCCGGAAGTGGAAGCGGCTGGAGACCGCTGCCCTGGACGATGCCCGGCGTACGGCCGCGCGGGCGCGGGTGCGTGCGTATCAGGGGCGGGTGCGTGAGCTGGTCACGGAGACGGGCCTGCCGCGCAAGAGCCACCGAGAACAGCTCACGACGAGTCGCTAG
- a CDS encoding P22 phage major capsid protein family protein, with translation MANTFLTPEQIATRALATLYETTTMAQLVHRDFEPDFQGRQGDTITVRKPAVFTATEFNRATGIVTQNATETGFPVTLNHFADVSVPVTTEQLTLEINDFGVQLLDPMMKAIAEKIDRDLLALRDDITQEVGAVTENADGENHNYGGEYPWSDSRVLIEAGAVLDTKNVPQDERRVVVGPRTKARWMAEKIWRAANERGSTVGLTQAQFGADASGFTPYMSQNIAGPAASPAAGQPTTEVDLAFHRTAFALVTRTLEVPPGAQDATIMDFEGFALRVVYDYDIKYKQSIVSIDCLYGTKTLDANRAVLIKGADAA, from the coding sequence GTGGCCAACACCTTCCTCACCCCCGAACAGATCGCCACGAGGGCGCTCGCCACCCTGTACGAGACGACCACCATGGCGCAGCTCGTCCACAGGGACTTCGAGCCGGACTTCCAGGGCCGGCAGGGCGACACCATCACGGTGCGCAAGCCCGCGGTGTTCACCGCGACCGAGTTCAACCGGGCGACCGGCATCGTCACGCAGAACGCGACCGAGACCGGCTTCCCCGTCACGCTGAACCACTTCGCGGACGTCTCGGTGCCGGTGACGACCGAGCAGCTCACCCTGGAGATCAACGACTTCGGCGTCCAGCTGCTTGACCCGATGATGAAGGCGATCGCGGAGAAGATCGACCGCGACCTCCTCGCCCTGCGCGACGACATCACCCAGGAAGTGGGTGCGGTCACCGAGAACGCGGACGGCGAGAACCACAACTACGGCGGCGAGTACCCGTGGTCCGACTCCCGCGTCCTCATCGAGGCCGGCGCCGTCCTCGACACCAAGAACGTCCCGCAGGACGAGCGGCGTGTCGTCGTGGGCCCGCGTACCAAGGCCCGGTGGATGGCGGAGAAGATCTGGCGCGCGGCGAACGAGCGCGGCTCCACGGTGGGGCTCACGCAGGCGCAGTTCGGCGCCGACGCCAGCGGCTTCACCCCGTACATGTCGCAGAACATCGCGGGCCCGGCGGCGTCCCCGGCCGCCGGCCAGCCGACCACCGAGGTGGATCTCGCTTTCCACCGCACCGCGTTCGCCCTCGTCACGCGGACGCTGGAGGTCCCCCCGGGCGCCCAGGACGCGACGATCATGGACTTCGAGGGGTTCGCCCTCCGCGTCGTCTACGACTACGACATCAAGTACAAGCAGAGCATCGTCAGCATCGACTGCCTGTACGGGACCAAGACCCTCGACGCCAACCGCGCCGTCCTGATCAAGGGAGCTGACGCCGCATGA
- a CDS encoding minor capsid protein, which produces MSTHDVDLLTGIAVLLAAEGVGVYSPDDVLPADGTGIVLGRVPDGPDRVIGLTPYPVADDDTTDAITGIQARIRAGTDPADVVQLADDVFAALHNRRHYEAGGVHVALSWRQSQAWIGQDERGRLELSSNYYFRTTRSGPYLID; this is translated from the coding sequence GTGAGCACCCACGATGTCGACCTCCTGACCGGGATCGCCGTCCTCCTGGCCGCCGAGGGCGTCGGCGTCTACTCGCCCGACGATGTCCTGCCGGCCGACGGCACGGGCATCGTCCTCGGCCGGGTCCCGGACGGGCCGGACAGGGTGATCGGGCTGACGCCCTACCCGGTGGCCGACGACGACACCACCGACGCGATCACCGGGATCCAGGCACGCATCCGCGCGGGCACGGACCCGGCCGACGTGGTCCAGCTCGCTGACGACGTGTTCGCCGCGCTGCACAACCGCCGGCACTACGAGGCCGGCGGCGTCCATGTGGCGCTGTCGTGGCGGCAGTCGCAGGCGTGGATCGGCCAGGACGAGCGGGGCCGCCTGGAACTGAGCAGCAATTACTACTTCCGGACGACCAGGTCCGGGCCCTACCTGATCGACTAG
- a CDS encoding phage tail tube protein, whose amino-acid sequence MSTPTPTTALARRWRLQIDMSADQDGTDWQTVFGVTDFKPPMPDPNIEDSSDYESAGWNGNTKTAQEWELTVTINRKINDKTKTYHPTHEKLRVAAYSFGSASMAHLRWFDRDGLPEAYEGTGVVKWEYSGGEHTALDQVEITVTGDGELKLIDNPVAA is encoded by the coding sequence ATGTCCACCCCCACACCCACCACGGCTCTCGCCCGCCGCTGGCGGCTCCAGATCGACATGAGCGCCGACCAGGACGGCACCGACTGGCAGACCGTCTTCGGGGTCACCGACTTCAAGCCGCCCATGCCGGACCCGAACATCGAGGACAGCTCGGACTACGAGTCGGCCGGCTGGAACGGCAACACCAAGACGGCCCAGGAATGGGAGCTGACCGTAACGATCAACCGTAAAATCAACGACAAGACCAAGACCTACCACCCCACGCACGAGAAGCTGCGGGTGGCTGCCTACTCGTTCGGTTCCGCCTCCATGGCCCACCTGCGCTGGTTCGACCGGGACGGGCTGCCGGAGGCGTACGAGGGCACTGGCGTAGTCAAGTGGGAGTACTCCGGCGGCGAGCACACGGCGCTGGACCAGGTGGAGATCACGGTCACCGGCGACGGCGAACTGAAGCTCATCGACAACCCGGTCGCGGCGTGA